A genomic segment from Cricetulus griseus strain 17A/GY chromosome 8, alternate assembly CriGri-PICRH-1.0, whole genome shotgun sequence encodes:
- the Prokr1 gene encoding prokineticin receptor 1 → MEPTVGALGENTTDTSTSFLSLVNARGAQAASFPFTLSYGDYDTALGEEEDVTKSWTFFAARIVIGMALVAIMLVCGVGNFIFITTLARYKKLRNLTNLLIANLAISDFLVAIVCCPFEMDYYVVRQLSWEHGHVLCASVNYLRTVSLYVSTNALLAIAIDRYLAIVHPLRPRMKCQTAAGLIFLVWSVSILIAIPAAYFTTETVLVIVESQEKIFCGQIWPVDQQVYYRSYFLLVFGLEFVGPVVAMTLCYARVSRELWFKAVPGFQTEQIRRRLRCRRRTVLGLVCVLSAYVLCWAPFYGFTIVRDFFPSVFVKEKHYLTAFYVVECIAMSNSMINTLCFVSVRNNTSKYLKRILRLQWRASPSGSKASADLDLRTTGMPATEEVDCIGLK, encoded by the exons ATGGAGCCCACCGTGGGGGCTCTGGGTGAGAACACCACAGACACGTCCACCAGCTTCCTTTCTTTAGTTAATGCCCGAGGAGCCCAAGCTGCTTCCTTTCCGTTCACTCTCAGCTATGGTGACTATGACACAGCCTTGGGCGAAGAGGAGGATGTGACCAAGTCTTGGACTTTCTTTGCTGCCAGGATTGTGATTGGCATGGCTCTGGTGGCTATCATGCTGGTGTGTGGCGTCggcaatttcatttttatcaccACCCTGGCCCGCTACAAAAAGCTTCGAAATCTCACGAACCTGCTTATTGCCAACCTGGCTATCTCGGACTTCCTGGTGGCCATTGTGTGCTGCCCCTTTGAGATGGACTACTACGTGGTTCGCCAGCTCTCTTGGGAGCATGGCCATGTCCTGTGTGCCTCTGTCAACTACCTGCGcactgtctctctctatgtctccaCTAATGCCCTACTGGCCATTGCCATTGACAG GTACCTGGCCATAGTCCACCCGCTGAGACCGCGAATGAAGTGTCAAACAGCTGCCGGCCTGATCTTCCTGGTGTGGTCTGTGTCCATCCTCATCGCCATCCCGGCCGCCTACTTTACCACGGAGACTGTGCTGGTCATCGTGGAGAGTCAGGAGAAGATCTTCTGTGGCCAGATCTGGCCAGTGGACCAGCAGGTCTACTATAGATCGTACTTCCTCTTGGTCTTCGGCCTCGAGTTCGTGGGTCCTGTGGTTGCCATGACCCTGTGCTATGCCAGGGTGTCACGGGAGCTCTGGTTCAAGGCAGTGCCGGGCTTCCAGACTGAGCAGATCCGCCGGAGGCTGCGCTGCCGCCGCAGGACCGTGCTGGGGCTGGTGTGTGTTCTTTCTGCCTATGTCCTATGCTGGGCGCCCTTCTATGGCTTCACTATCGTGCGTGACTTCTTCCCCTCCGTGTTTGTGAAGGAGAAGCACTACCTCACCGCCTTCTATGTGGTGGAGTGCATTGCCATGAGCAACAGCATGATCAACACGCTGTGTTTCGTGTCGGTCAGGAACAACACCAGTAAGTACCTCAAGAGGATCCTGCGGCTCCAGTGGAGGGCCTCTCCCAGTGGGAGCAAAGCCAGTGCCGACCTGGACCTCAGGACCACGGGGATGCCTGCCACAGAGGAAGTGGACTGCATCGGACTGAAATAA